From the genome of Muricauda sp. SCSIO 64092, one region includes:
- a CDS encoding SDR family NAD(P)-dependent oxidoreductase, with translation MDSRKIALVTGGSRGLGRDMAVNLAKKGLDVVITYNSNSGAAQQTLELIGAEGAQGIALQLDARNSTAFEAFKTNLVTELNKQWNRSKIDYLVNNAGFGHEGSVFDTSEEAFDDLMNVHFKGVYFLTQKLLDAMNDGGGIVNISSGLARFSFPGYSAYAAMKGAVEVYTRYLAKELGTRKIKANTVAPGAINTDFNKDRFEAAPQVVEIIASLTALGRVGEAEDIGSVVAFLCIDDAAWINGQRIEASGGMFV, from the coding sequence ATGGATTCCAGAAAAATAGCATTGGTTACAGGGGGTAGCCGGGGACTGGGCAGGGATATGGCAGTTAACCTGGCCAAAAAAGGATTGGATGTGGTCATTACCTACAATTCCAACAGTGGAGCTGCCCAGCAAACCCTTGAATTGATTGGCGCCGAAGGCGCGCAGGGCATCGCACTACAATTGGATGCCCGAAACAGTACTGCTTTTGAGGCTTTTAAAACCAATTTGGTAACAGAACTAAATAAGCAGTGGAACAGATCCAAAATTGATTATTTGGTCAATAACGCAGGTTTTGGCCACGAGGGTTCGGTTTTCGATACTTCAGAAGAAGCTTTTGATGACCTTATGAACGTCCATTTCAAAGGCGTATATTTCCTTACCCAAAAGCTACTTGACGCCATGAATGATGGCGGGGGCATTGTAAACATTTCCAGTGGTTTGGCCCGGTTTTCGTTCCCAGGATATTCTGCCTATGCGGCCATGAAGGGAGCTGTTGAAGTCTATACCCGATATCTGGCCAAGGAATTGGGGACACGAAAAATTAAGGCCAATACGGTCGCTCCAGGAGCAATCAACACGGATTTTAATAAGGATCGTTTTGAAGCGGCACCTCAGGTAGTCGAGATCATAGCTTCGTTAACGGCATTGGGTCGTGTTGGCGAAGCAGAGGATATTGGTAGTGTGGTGGCGTTTTTGTGTATCGATGATGCTGCCTGGATCAATGGTCAACGCATTGAAGCCTCTGGAGGGATGTTTGTCTAA
- a CDS encoding class I SAM-dependent methyltransferase, whose translation MIKIHKLLGILPILISFVSVCAQDGPYSYKKNDPNGIGKWYMGREIAHVMGFQGMYWLERPEREREEKATKLLENMQLSETDVIADIGAGSGYHVFKMAEKTPKGIIYAVDIQEEMLEALKFRKREFKAGNVEIVRGSEKNVNLPKNTLDKVLIVDVYHEMGYPMEMMRSIYNAMKKEGKLFLIEYRGEDPSVPIKRLHKMTEEQAVKEMAAVGFVLKENIDNLPWQHCMVFVKEIN comes from the coding sequence ATGATTAAAATCCATAAACTCCTTGGTATACTTCCCATTTTGATTTCCTTCGTATCTGTCTGTGCCCAAGATGGTCCTTACTCGTATAAAAAGAATGACCCCAATGGAATTGGCAAATGGTATATGGGTAGGGAAATTGCCCATGTAATGGGGTTTCAGGGCATGTACTGGTTGGAACGCCCAGAGCGTGAAAGGGAGGAGAAAGCCACTAAGCTATTGGAAAATATGCAACTATCCGAAACTGATGTCATTGCGGATATTGGCGCAGGTTCTGGATATCATGTTTTCAAAATGGCAGAAAAAACACCTAAAGGAATTATCTATGCCGTGGATATCCAAGAAGAGATGTTGGAAGCGCTAAAATTCCGAAAACGGGAATTCAAGGCAGGTAATGTTGAAATCGTTAGGGGTTCTGAAAAAAATGTCAATCTCCCCAAAAACACACTGGATAAGGTGCTTATTGTAGATGTATATCATGAAATGGGTTATCCCATGGAAATGATGCGGTCCATTTACAATGCCATGAAAAAAGAAGGCAAGCTATTCCTGATCGAGTATCGAGGTGAAGACCCAAGTGTACCCATTAAACGGTTGCATAAAATGACAGAGGAGCAAGCGGTTAAGGAAATGGCCGCCGTAGGATTTGTGTTGAAGGAAAACATCGATAATTTGCCATGGCAGCATTGTATGGTATTTGTCAAGGAAATAAATTAA
- a CDS encoding CIA30 family protein, protein MKAQTLFDANTNPNSKNWYIIDDVVMGGRSSGEFGITKEGNAKFSGTVSLENNGGFSSVRYVMETLRVTPESKVRIRLKGDGSNYQFRVRHQRGSYYSYITKFETTGNWQTLDFQLKDLYPTFRGRRLNFPNFDHHKIEEITFLIANKVPQKFELTISRIELLD, encoded by the coding sequence ATGAAAGCCCAAACCCTTTTTGATGCCAACACCAATCCAAATTCCAAAAACTGGTATATCATTGATGATGTTGTTATGGGGGGGCGTTCCTCTGGTGAGTTTGGGATCACCAAAGAGGGGAATGCTAAATTCTCCGGAACGGTTTCCCTGGAAAACAATGGAGGATTTTCTTCGGTACGATATGTTATGGAGACCCTAAGGGTGACTCCGGAAAGTAAAGTTCGAATCCGCCTAAAGGGGGATGGAAGCAACTATCAATTCCGTGTTAGGCACCAAAGGGGAAGTTATTACAGTTATATCACCAAATTTGAAACGACCGGAAACTGGCAAACCTTGGATTTTCAACTTAAAGACCTCTACCCCACCTTTCGGGGACGACGATTAAACTTTCCGAATTTCGATCATCATAAAATTGAAGAAATCACTTTTCTTATTGCAAATAAGGTTCCCCAAAAATTTGAACTGACCATTTCAAGAATTGAATTGTTGGATTGA